A genomic region of Bacteroides acidifaciens contains the following coding sequences:
- a CDS encoding energy transducer TonB: MEAKKSKKAAIENQRGSWLLMGLVVALAFMFVSFEWTQHDVRIAALSPDDESIYVTELVPITFPEEKLEPPPPPETKVVDILEIVKNDIEVADDVSTVGEDMDATPNIVWIPPVVEAEEVEEDVIHEHVEIMPDFPGGMAALMKYLGTNIKYPTISQEMGSAGKVIVQFVVDKDGTITNPAVVRGVDAYLDKEAIRVISSMPKWKPGVQNGKKVRVKYTVPVVFRLQ, from the coding sequence ATGGAAGCCAAGAAATCAAAAAAGGCTGCAATTGAGAATCAACGAGGTTCTTGGTTGTTGATGGGTTTGGTTGTTGCGCTTGCCTTCATGTTCGTTTCGTTCGAATGGACACAACATGATGTCAGGATTGCGGCATTATCACCAGATGATGAATCCATCTATGTTACAGAGTTAGTTCCAATCACATTCCCGGAAGAGAAACTGGAACCGCCTCCACCTCCCGAAACTAAGGTCGTGGATATATTAGAAATAGTAAAAAACGATATAGAGGTGGCGGATGATGTTTCTACGGTAGGAGAGGACATGGACGCGACTCCTAACATTGTTTGGATACCACCAGTTGTGGAAGCAGAAGAGGTAGAAGAAGATGTAATACATGAACATGTAGAAATCATGCCGGACTTCCCCGGTGGCATGGCTGCTTTGATGAAGTATTTGGGTACAAATATCAAGTATCCGACTATTTCTCAAGAAATGGGTTCAGCAGGAAAAGTGATTGTTCAGTTTGTCGTTGACAAAGACGGAACGATTACGAATCCGGCAGTGGTACGAGGGGTGGATGCCTATTTGGACAAAGAAGCTATCCGTGTGATAAGTTCTATGCCGAAATGGAAGCCCGGAGTACAGAATGGCAAGAAAGTTCGAGTGAAATATACTGTGCCTGTGGTATTCAGACTACAGTAG
- a CDS encoding cob(I)yrinic acid a,c-diamide adenosyltransferase, translating into MKKSLVYTKTGDKGTTSLVGGSRVPKTHIRLEAYGTVDELNSHLGWLYTYLLDESDRDFILSIQHKLFAIGSHLATDQEKTQLKPASIISSEDVESIEQEIDKLDEQLPELCAFIIPGGSRGASVCHICRTVCRRAERRILALSETCTISPEVLAFVNRLSDYLFVLSRKINFDEQNNEIFWDNSWK; encoded by the coding sequence ATGAAAAAGAGCCTTGTATATACAAAAACCGGTGATAAAGGGACTACCAGCCTGGTCGGCGGTAGCCGTGTACCGAAAACGCATATCCGTCTGGAAGCCTATGGAACAGTGGATGAACTGAATTCCCATTTAGGATGGTTGTATACTTATCTGCTGGATGAATCAGACCGTGATTTTATCCTGAGTATTCAGCATAAGCTATTCGCTATCGGCTCGCATCTAGCCACCGACCAGGAGAAGACGCAACTGAAACCTGCCAGTATAATCTCCTCGGAAGATGTGGAAAGTATCGAACAGGAGATAGATAAACTGGACGAGCAACTACCGGAACTTTGCGCGTTTATTATCCCGGGCGGAAGTCGGGGGGCATCCGTTTGCCACATCTGCCGCACTGTTTGCCGGAGAGCGGAAAGACGTATTTTGGCTTTATCCGAAACTTGTACAATTTCGCCTGAAGTATTAGCTTTTGTCAACAGATTATCAGATTATTTGTTTGTTTTATCCCGAAAAATTAATTTTGATGAACAAAACAACGAAATATTTTGGGATAATAGTTGGAAATGA
- a CDS encoding DUF2795 domain-containing protein: MYWTLELASKLEDAPWPATKDELIDYAMRSGAPLEVIENLQEMEDEGEIYESIEDIWPDYPSKEDFFFNEEEY, from the coding sequence ATGTATTGGACATTGGAACTAGCATCAAAACTGGAAGATGCTCCCTGGCCGGCAACCAAGGACGAATTGATTGATTATGCCATGCGTTCGGGTGCTCCTCTTGAAGTTATCGAGAATCTCCAAGAGATGGAAGATGAGGGCGAAATCTATGAGAGTATAGAAGATATTTGGCCGGATTATCCTAGTAAGGAAGATTTTTTCTTTAACGAGGAAGAGTATTAA
- a CDS encoding porin: protein MKKLILMLLLTGSIQGVYAQKTEKKDKFSPNTPLFEELTDVKKKTDKFNLYLNMQGSFDAHFRDGFQEDDFNMHQLRIEAKGNINNWLSYRYRQRLNRSNDANGMIDNLPTSIDYAGIGIKLNDQFNLFAGKQCTAYGGFEFDLNPIDVYQYCDMIDYMSNFMTGLNVGYNVTPDQQLNLQVLNSRNGSFDSTYGIMEDAEGNVPDLKSGKMPLVYTLNWNGNFNNVFKTRWSASVMNEAKSHNMYYYALGNELNLGKWNAFVDFMYSKEDIDRKGIITNIVGRPGGHNAFDAGYLSVVAKCNYRFLPKWNAFVKGMYETASVTKASEGVEKGNYRTSWGYLAGIEFYPMETNLHFFVTYVGRSYDFTSRAKVLGQENYSTNRISVGFIWQMPVF from the coding sequence ATGAAAAAATTAATCCTTATGCTGCTCCTGACGGGCAGCATACAGGGAGTATATGCTCAAAAAACGGAAAAGAAAGACAAATTCTCGCCCAATACTCCCTTATTTGAAGAACTGACAGACGTAAAAAAGAAGACGGACAAATTCAATCTTTATCTGAATATGCAAGGCAGCTTCGACGCTCATTTCCGGGACGGATTTCAAGAGGACGACTTCAATATGCACCAACTCCGTATCGAAGCGAAAGGAAATATCAACAACTGGCTCTCTTACCGTTACCGCCAGCGCCTCAACCGTTCGAACGACGCAAACGGCATGATTGACAATCTCCCGACTTCCATCGACTACGCCGGTATCGGCATCAAGTTGAACGACCAGTTTAATCTTTTTGCCGGAAAACAATGTACGGCTTATGGTGGTTTCGAGTTCGACCTGAACCCGATTGATGTTTACCAATACTGTGACATGATTGATTATATGAGCAACTTTATGACCGGATTGAATGTCGGCTATAATGTCACTCCCGACCAGCAACTTAACCTGCAAGTACTGAACAGCCGCAACGGTTCTTTCGACAGCACTTACGGAATCATGGAAGATGCGGAAGGGAATGTTCCCGATTTGAAATCCGGCAAAATGCCACTGGTTTATACATTGAACTGGAACGGTAATTTCAACAATGTATTCAAGACCCGTTGGTCGGCTTCCGTCATGAACGAAGCCAAGAGCCATAATATGTATTATTATGCTCTGGGAAACGAATTGAACCTGGGGAAATGGAACGCTTTTGTGGATTTCATGTATTCGAAAGAGGATATCGACCGGAAAGGTATCATAACCAATATCGTCGGTCGTCCAGGCGGACATAATGCTTTTGATGCCGGTTATCTTTCCGTAGTGGCCAAATGCAATTATCGTTTTCTGCCGAAATGGAACGCCTTTGTGAAAGGTATGTATGAGACGGCTTCCGTCACCAAGGCTTCTGAAGGAGTCGAAAAAGGGAACTACCGCACTTCCTGGGGCTATCTGGCAGGTATCGAGTTCTATCCGATGGAAACTAACCTGCACTTCTTCGTCACCTACGTAGGACGTTCGTACGATTTCACTTCCCGCGCCAAGGTGTTGGGACAGGAGAATTACAGTACCAACCGTATTTCAGTAGGATTCATTTGGCAGATGCCCGTATTCTAA
- the ansB gene encoding L-asparaginase 2 encodes MKQFKRFGLVVTALLLTVTMAFAAKPNIHILATGGTIAGTGSSATGTSYTAGQVAIGALLDAVPEIKDIANVTGEQIVRIGSQDMNDEVWLTLAKKINELLKRPDIDGIVITHGTDTMEETAYFLNLTVKSDKPVVLVGAMRPSTALSADGPLNLYNAVVTASAKESKNKGVLVAMNGLILGAESTVKMNTVDVQTFQAPNSGALGYVLNGKVFYNQVTLKKHTTQSVFDVTHLTSLPKVGIVYSYSNIEADMMTPLLNNGYKGIIHAGVGNGNIHKNIFPSLIDARRKGILVVRSSRVPTGPTTLDAEVDDAKYQFVASLELNPQKSRVLLMLALTKTTDWRQIQQYFNEY; translated from the coding sequence ATGAAACAATTCAAAAGATTTGGTCTGGTAGTAACCGCCCTGCTACTTACCGTCACAATGGCTTTTGCCGCAAAACCGAATATTCACATTCTTGCCACCGGTGGAACTATCGCCGGTACGGGAAGTTCTGCCACCGGAACCAGTTACACGGCAGGACAGGTTGCCATCGGCGCATTGCTCGATGCCGTTCCCGAGATTAAGGACATCGCCAACGTGACAGGCGAACAGATTGTAAGAATCGGCTCGCAGGACATGAACGATGAAGTCTGGCTGACACTTGCCAAAAAAATCAATGAGCTGTTGAAACGCCCGGATATTGACGGCATCGTCATCACTCACGGAACGGATACGATGGAAGAAACCGCTTATTTTCTGAACCTGACTGTCAAAAGCGACAAACCTGTAGTATTGGTAGGCGCCATGCGTCCTTCCACTGCGTTAAGCGCTGACGGACCGCTGAATCTTTACAATGCCGTCGTTACCGCCTCTGCCAAAGAGTCTAAAAACAAAGGCGTATTGGTAGCCATGAACGGACTTATCCTGGGAGCAGAAAGTACAGTAAAGATGAACACTGTCGACGTACAGACTTTCCAAGCTCCTAACTCCGGCGCACTGGGCTATGTGCTGAACGGAAAAGTATTCTACAATCAAGTGACGCTCAAAAAACATACAACTCAGTCTGTATTCGATGTAACGCATCTCACCTCACTGCCTAAAGTCGGTATCGTATATAGCTACTCCAACATCGAAGCGGATATGATGACTCCCCTGCTCAACAACGGATATAAAGGTATCATCCATGCAGGAGTCGGCAACGGAAATATCCACAAGAACATCTTCCCGTCATTGATAGACGCCCGTAGAAAAGGAATCCTCGTAGTCCGTTCTTCCCGCGTACCGACCGGTCCTACCACTCTCGATGCCGAAGTAGATGATGCCAAGTATCAATTCGTGGCTTCACTGGAACTGAATCCGCAAAAGTCCCGCGTATTGTTAATGCTCGCATTAACCAAAACGACAGACTGGAGACAAATTCAGCAATACTTTAACGAATACTAA
- a CDS encoding anaerobic C4-dicarboxylate transporter family protein, with protein sequence MILQLAFVLTAIIIGARLGGIGLGVMGGIGLAILTFVFGLQPTAPPIDVMLMIAAVISAAACMQAAGGLDYMVKLAEHLLRKNPSHVTLLSPLVTYLFTFVAGTGHVAYSVLPVIAEVATETKIRPERPLGIAVIASQQAITASPISAATVALLGLLAGFDITLFDILKITIPATIVGVLVGALFSMRVGKDLVNDPEYQKRLKEGLFNDKKVEIKDVKNKRSAMLSVIIFILATAFIVLFGSFEGMRPSFLIDGEIVTLGMSSIIEIVMLSAAAIILLVTKTDGIKATQGSVFPAGMQAVIAIFGIAWMGDTFLQGNMAQLTFSIEGIVREMPWLFGIALFVMSILLYSQAATVRALVPLGIALGISPYMLIALFPAVNGYFFIPNYPTVVAAINFDRTGTTKIGKYVLNHSFMMPGLVSTAVAIALGLLFIQIF encoded by the coding sequence ATGATATTACAATTAGCATTTGTTCTGACTGCCATTATTATCGGCGCTCGCCTGGGCGGCATCGGTCTTGGTGTTATGGGAGGCATTGGATTGGCGATACTCACGTTCGTTTTTGGTTTACAACCCACCGCTCCGCCTATCGACGTCATGCTGATGATTGCCGCCGTCATCTCGGCAGCCGCTTGTATGCAGGCAGCCGGCGGACTCGACTACATGGTAAAGTTGGCAGAACATTTGCTACGAAAAAATCCGTCACACGTCACTCTGTTAAGCCCGCTGGTGACTTACCTGTTTACTTTCGTGGCAGGAACCGGACATGTGGCTTATTCCGTATTGCCCGTGATAGCGGAAGTTGCTACCGAAACAAAAATCCGCCCGGAGCGTCCGCTCGGCATTGCAGTCATCGCTTCTCAACAGGCCATTACGGCAAGTCCTATCTCTGCCGCCACCGTTGCTTTGCTCGGACTGCTGGCGGGATTTGATATTACCCTCTTTGATATTCTTAAAATTACAATTCCTGCTACGATTGTCGGTGTTTTGGTAGGCGCTTTATTCTCCATGAGAGTGGGAAAAGACCTCGTAAACGACCCCGAATATCAGAAACGGTTGAAAGAAGGTCTTTTCAACGACAAGAAAGTAGAGATTAAAGATGTCAAGAACAAACGTTCGGCAATGCTTTCTGTCATCATCTTCATATTGGCAACCGCTTTTATCGTACTCTTCGGCTCTTTCGAAGGCATGCGTCCGTCTTTCCTTATTGATGGCGAAATCGTTACATTGGGAATGTCGTCCATCATCGAAATTGTCATGTTATCGGCTGCGGCCATCATCTTATTAGTGACAAAGACAGACGGAATCAAGGCAACGCAGGGCTCCGTATTCCCTGCTGGGATGCAGGCGGTTATCGCTATCTTCGGTATTGCCTGGATGGGTGATACGTTCCTTCAAGGAAATATGGCACAACTTACCTTCTCTATCGAAGGCATTGTCCGCGAGATGCCGTGGCTTTTCGGGATTGCGCTGTTCGTGATGTCTATCCTGCTTTACAGCCAGGCAGCCACTGTGCGGGCACTCGTGCCACTGGGTATCGCGCTGGGTATCTCCCCGTATATGCTGATTGCCTTGTTCCCTGCCGTTAACGGATATTTCTTTATCCCGAACTACCCCACCGTGGTGGCCGCCATCAATTTCGACCGGACAGGGACAACAAAAATCGGCAAATATGTGTTGAATCATTCGTTCATGATGCCCGGACTGGTGTCCACAGCCGTCGCTATTGCGTTGGGACTGCTTTTCATACAAATATTCTAA
- a CDS encoding aspartate ammonia-lyase codes for MEQNLSKKTRTESDLIGSRDVPESALYGVQTLRGIDNFRISKFHLNEYPLFIQALAITKMGAAVANRELDLLTEEQTDAILKACKEILEGKHHEQFPVDMIQGGAGTTTNMNANEVIANRALELLGHQRGEYQYCSPNDHVNRSQSTNDAYPTAIHIGLYYTHLKLVKHFTELIASFRRKGKEFAHVIKMGRTQLEDAVPMTLGQTFNGFASILEHEVKNLDFAAQDFLTVNMGATAIGTGITAEPGYAEKCIAALRKITGLDIKLADDLVGATSDTSCMVGYSAAMRRVAVKMNKICNDLRLLASGPRCGLGEINLPAMQPGSSIMPGKVNPVIPEVMNQIAYKVIGNDLCVAMSGEAAQMELNAMEPVMAQCCFESADLFMNGFDTLRTLCVDGITANEEKCRRDVHDSIGVVTALNPVIGYKNSTKIAKEALETGKGVYELVLEHNILSKEDLDTILKPENMIKPVKLDIHPNS; via the coding sequence ATGGAACAGAATTTATCGAAAAAGACTCGTACAGAGAGCGACCTGATAGGAAGTCGTGACGTGCCCGAAAGCGCATTGTATGGAGTACAGACACTCCGTGGTATTGACAACTTTCGCATCAGCAAGTTTCATTTGAATGAGTATCCTTTATTTATTCAGGCGTTGGCCATCACGAAAATGGGGGCTGCCGTCGCCAACCGTGAACTGGATTTGCTGACCGAAGAACAGACAGACGCTATTTTGAAAGCTTGTAAGGAAATTCTCGAAGGGAAACATCACGAACAATTTCCTGTCGACATGATTCAGGGCGGAGCCGGAACCACGACGAATATGAACGCCAATGAAGTGATTGCCAACCGCGCGTTGGAACTGCTGGGACACCAGCGCGGCGAATACCAGTATTGTTCTCCAAACGACCACGTAAACCGTTCGCAATCCACCAATGATGCTTATCCTACCGCTATTCACATAGGCTTATATTATACCCACCTGAAACTGGTGAAACATTTCACCGAGTTGATAGCATCTTTCCGCAGGAAAGGAAAAGAGTTTGCGCATGTGATTAAGATGGGACGTACCCAGTTGGAAGACGCTGTGCCGATGACCCTTGGACAGACATTCAACGGATTTGCAAGCATCCTGGAACACGAAGTGAAGAACCTCGACTTTGCCGCACAGGATTTTCTGACAGTCAATATGGGGGCGACCGCCATCGGAACCGGCATCACCGCCGAGCCCGGATATGCCGAAAAGTGTATCGCCGCTTTGCGCAAAATCACCGGACTGGATATAAAACTGGCGGATGACCTGGTGGGAGCCACTTCGGATACTTCCTGCATGGTAGGCTATTCGGCAGCCATGAGACGTGTGGCTGTCAAGATGAATAAGATATGCAATGATTTACGGTTGTTGGCATCCGGTCCCCGTTGCGGATTGGGAGAGATTAACTTGCCGGCAATGCAGCCGGGGTCTTCCATCATGCCGGGAAAAGTAAATCCGGTGATTCCCGAAGTCATGAACCAGATAGCCTATAAGGTGATAGGAAATGACCTCTGTGTAGCGATGAGTGGCGAAGCCGCCCAAATGGAACTGAATGCAATGGAACCGGTGATGGCGCAATGCTGTTTCGAATCTGCCGACTTGTTCATGAATGGTTTTGATACCTTGCGTACCCTGTGTGTGGACGGCATCACGGCAAATGAAGAAAAATGCCGTCGGGACGTACACGACAGCATCGGAGTAGTGACAGCCTTGAATCCGGTAATCGGATATAAGAACTCTACGAAGATTGCCAAAGAAGCGTTAGAGACAGGAAAGGGCGTTTATGAACTTGTATTGGAACATAATATCCTTTCCAAAGAAGATTTGGATACTATCTTGAAACCGGAGAATATGATAAAACCCGTGAAGTTGGACATTCATCCGAATAGTTGA
- a CDS encoding NADAR family protein: MKTDRFTIDNPLPPLWLAYPEIPQYSIGWRMGYGEDYRWLFNDWFTDLSEEEQAKYREMFPTPYSWQGYYEYAFDKKDIYSLGDIDFWQPDGVPEFSLEQLRAEVTNGKEFDYLFFWGYHKKAEISKSCLSQWWQTSFRIDINEYCCMEQYMMAEKARLFEDGDTRKQILDEIDPQMIKALGRKVEGFEQSVWDKYKYSIVLNGNYAKFIQNQDQLDFLLGTGDKVLVEASPYDTIWGIGMQETDPQVHNPLLWKGENLLGFALMEVRNELRRVLKSWHLIDWEQLEDIID; this comes from the coding sequence ATGAAGACAGACCGTTTTACAATAGACAATCCGTTACCGCCATTGTGGCTGGCATATCCTGAAATACCTCAGTATAGTATAGGGTGGCGAATGGGATATGGCGAGGATTACAGATGGTTATTTAATGATTGGTTTACTGATTTGTCCGAGGAAGAACAGGCGAAATATAGGGAGATGTTTCCCACCCCTTACTCATGGCAGGGATATTATGAATATGCGTTTGATAAGAAAGATATTTATTCTTTGGGAGATATCGACTTTTGGCAGCCGGACGGAGTTCCTGAGTTTTCATTGGAGCAACTCAGGGCGGAAGTAACGAATGGGAAAGAGTTTGATTATCTCTTCTTTTGGGGATATCATAAGAAGGCGGAAATCAGTAAATCGTGTTTGAGCCAATGGTGGCAGACGTCTTTTCGGATAGATATTAATGAATATTGCTGTATGGAGCAGTATATGATGGCTGAAAAAGCACGTCTTTTTGAAGATGGGGATACAAGAAAGCAGATATTAGATGAAATAGACCCCCAAATGATAAAGGCATTGGGTCGAAAAGTAGAGGGATTCGAGCAGAGTGTATGGGATAAATACAAATATTCAATCGTTCTCAATGGAAATTATGCTAAGTTTATCCAAAACCAGGACCAGCTTGACTTTTTACTGGGTACTGGCGATAAGGTCCTGGTAGAAGCCAGTCCATACGATACTATATGGGGGATTGGTATGCAGGAGACTGACCCTCAGGTACATAATCCATTATTATGGAAAGGAGAGAATCTGTTAGGTTTCGCTTTGATGGAAGTGAGAAATGAGTTGAGGCGGGTATTAAAGTCATGGCACTTGATTGATTGGGAGCAATTGGAAGACATAATTGATTAA
- a CDS encoding porin family protein, with product MKKIFGALMIAVCIGMAMPAQAQIHFGVKGGLNLSKASLSDIPGNFKKDNFTGFFIGPMAEFNIPIVGLGVDASLLFAQRGVKVTPEGADEYTVKQNGLDIPVNLKYNIGLGSLLGLYIAAGPDFYFDFEKKSGIDKKKAEVGINVGAGVKLLNHLQVGANYNIPLGDTAKIEGTDGSYKTKTWQVSVAYIF from the coding sequence ATGAAAAAGATTTTTGGTGCTTTAATGATTGCTGTATGTATTGGTATGGCAATGCCTGCTCAGGCTCAAATACATTTTGGTGTAAAGGGAGGTTTGAACTTGTCAAAAGCAAGTCTTTCCGATATCCCCGGCAACTTTAAGAAGGATAACTTTACCGGTTTCTTTATCGGGCCGATGGCTGAGTTTAATATTCCAATCGTAGGATTGGGGGTAGATGCTTCTCTGCTTTTTGCCCAAAGAGGTGTGAAAGTAACTCCGGAAGGAGCTGATGAATATACTGTTAAGCAAAACGGTCTTGATATTCCGGTAAACTTGAAGTATAACATCGGTTTGGGAAGTCTGTTGGGACTTTATATTGCTGCCGGTCCTGATTTTTATTTCGATTTTGAGAAGAAGTCAGGAATTGACAAGAAGAAAGCCGAAGTCGGTATTAACGTTGGTGCAGGTGTGAAACTGCTCAATCACTTGCAGGTGGGTGCCAATTATAACATCCCATTGGGTGACACTGCCAAGATTGAAGGAACAGACGGTTCATACAAAACTAAGACCTGGCAAGTATCCGTTGCCTATATCTTTTGA
- the priA gene encoding primosomal protein N' has translation MKRYVDVILPLPLPKSFTYSLPDEYAEEVKIGCRVVVPFGRKKFYTAIVRNVHYCAPTEYEVKDISTLLDASPILLPNQFKFWEWIADYYLCTQGDVYKAALPSGLKLESETIVEYNPDFEADAPLPEREQRILDLLAVDSQQCVTKLEKDSGVKNILTAIKSLLDKEAIFVKEELRRTYKPKTEARVRLAGAADEKRLHILFDILSRAPKQLALLMKYVECSGILGDGAPKEISKKELLQRANVAPAVLNGLVDKKIFEIYYHEIGRLNKQEKEVVELNALNEFQQRAHDEIVESFREKNVCLLHGVTSSGKTEIYIHLIEEAIRQGRQVLYLLPEIALTTQITERLQRVFGSRLGIYHSKFPDAERVEIWRKQLGENGYDIILGVRSSVFLPFRNLGLVIVDEEHENTYKQQDPAPRYHARSAAIVLAAMYGAKTLLGTATPSIESWQNAMDGKYGFVQLKERYKEIQLPEIIPVDIKELHRKKRMVGQFSPLLIQYMKEALEQKEQVILFQNRRGFAPMIECRTCGWVPKCKNCDVSLTYHKGINQLTCHYCGYTYQLPKACPACEGTELVNRGFGTEKIEDDIKVLFPEAAVARMDLDTTRTRSAYEKIIADFEQGKTDILIGTQMVSKGLDFDHVSVVGILNADTMLNYPDFRSYERAFQLMAQVAGRAGRKNKRGRVVLQTKSIEHPIIHQVIANDYEDMVNGQLAERQMFHYPPYYRLVYVYLKNHNEALLDQMAAVMANKLRAVFGNRVLGPDKPPVARIQTLFIKKIVVKIEQNAPMGRARELLLRIQREMIEDEHYKSLIIYYDVDPM, from the coding sequence ATGAAAAGATATGTAGATGTCATATTACCACTTCCGCTTCCGAAGAGCTTTACTTACTCTTTGCCGGACGAGTATGCGGAAGAAGTGAAGATAGGCTGCCGCGTGGTGGTTCCTTTCGGGCGAAAGAAGTTCTATACAGCTATTGTCCGTAACGTTCATTATTGTGCTCCGACAGAATATGAAGTGAAAGACATATCGACATTACTGGATGCTTCTCCTATTTTATTGCCGAATCAGTTCAAATTCTGGGAATGGATAGCCGATTACTACCTCTGTACGCAGGGAGATGTATATAAGGCGGCATTGCCTTCGGGGCTGAAACTTGAAAGTGAAACGATTGTAGAATATAATCCCGACTTTGAAGCGGACGCGCCATTGCCGGAACGTGAACAGCGCATTCTGGATTTGCTGGCTGTCGATTCGCAGCAATGCGTCACTAAACTGGAAAAGGATAGCGGTGTCAAGAATATCCTTACTGCCATTAAATCCTTGCTTGATAAAGAAGCGATTTTCGTAAAGGAAGAATTGCGGCGTACTTATAAGCCTAAGACGGAAGCACGGGTGCGTCTTGCCGGAGCAGCCGACGAGAAGAGGCTTCATATTTTGTTTGATATACTCTCCCGTGCTCCGAAGCAACTGGCACTTCTCATGAAATATGTAGAGTGTTCGGGCATTTTGGGAGACGGTGCTCCGAAAGAAATCTCCAAGAAAGAACTGCTGCAACGGGCTAATGTTGCTCCTGCCGTATTGAACGGCTTGGTGGATAAGAAGATTTTCGAGATTTACTATCATGAAATCGGTCGGCTGAACAAACAGGAGAAAGAGGTTGTCGAACTGAATGCTCTGAATGAGTTTCAGCAACGGGCACATGACGAGATAGTAGAATCCTTTCGAGAGAAAAATGTCTGTTTGCTTCATGGGGTAACGTCCAGCGGCAAGACGGAAATATATATTCATCTGATAGAAGAAGCCATCCGTCAGGGCAGGCAAGTATTATACTTGTTGCCGGAAATTGCGCTGACTACTCAGATAACGGAACGCTTGCAGCGTGTCTTCGGTTCGCGCCTGGGTATTTATCATTCCAAATTTCCCGATGCCGAGCGGGTTGAGATATGGCGGAAGCAACTCGGAGAGAATGGATATGATATAATTTTGGGTGTCCGTTCATCCGTATTTCTGCCTTTCCGGAATCTGGGACTGGTGATTGTGGACGAAGAGCATGAAAATACTTATAAGCAGCAAGACCCTGCTCCGCGTTACCATGCCCGTAGTGCGGCGATAGTGTTGGCAGCCATGTATGGAGCCAAGACTCTGTTGGGAACAGCTACGCCATCCATCGAGTCATGGCAGAATGCGATGGATGGAAAATACGGCTTTGTACAACTGAAAGAACGGTATAAAGAAATCCAGTTGCCGGAGATTATTCCGGTCGATATAAAGGAATTGCATCGCAAGAAGAGGATGGTGGGGCAGTTCTCACCACTTCTGATACAATATATGAAAGAGGCTTTGGAGCAGAAGGAGCAGGTGATTCTTTTTCAGAACCGTCGTGGTTTTGCTCCGATGATAGAATGTCGTACCTGCGGTTGGGTGCCGAAGTGTAAGAACTGTGATGTAAGCCTTACCTATCATAAAGGTATCAATCAACTGACCTGCCACTATTGTGGCTATACCTACCAACTTCCGAAGGCTTGTCCTGCTTGTGAAGGGACGGAATTGGTAAACCGCGGTTTTGGTACGGAAAAGATTGAAGATGACATTAAAGTCCTTTTTCCGGAAGCTGCCGTAGCACGAATGGACTTGGATACTACCCGTACCCGTTCCGCCTACGAGAAGATTATCGCGGACTTTGAGCAGGGAAAGACGGACATACTCATCGGGACGCAAATGGTATCCAAAGGACTGGACTTCGACCATGTAAGTGTTGTTGGAATATTGAACGCGGATACCATGCTGAACTATCCCGATTTCCGTTCTTACGAGCGCGCCTTCCAACTGATGGCGCAAGTAGCGGGACGTGCCGGACGTAAGAACAAGCGCGGACGAGTGGTGCTGCAAACCAAAAGCATCGAGCATCCGATTATTCACCAGGTCATCGCCAATGATTATGAGGATATGGTGAACGGACAACTGGCGGAACGTCAGATGTTCCATTATCCGCCTTATTACCGCCTGGTATATGTCTATCTTAAAAATCATAATGAAGCTTTGCTCGACCAAATGGCGGCAGTGATGGCAAACAAACTGAGAGCTGTATTCGGTAACCGTGTGTTGGGGCCGGATAAACCGCCGGTTGCCCGTATCCAAACATTATTTATTAAAAAGATAGTGGTGAAGATTGAGCAGAATGCACCGATGGGACGTGCACGGGAACTATTGCTGCGCATCCAGCGTGAGATGATTGAAGACGAACATTACAAATCTTTGATTATCTATTATGATGTGGATCCTATGTGA